DNA sequence from the Verrucomicrobiia bacterium genome:
TGTTCGATTGGGGCTGGGACTTTCACGGGGTGAGCGAAAGCGAGGATATCCGGGATGGTTTGACCAAGAAATGCGCGCGAACGGACCGGCCAGTGTCGGCGCTCATCCGGGACCTGCGCCAGAGAGGGTTGCTGGATGAAACCTTGATTGTTTGGGGCGGCGAGTTTGGCCGCACCCCGTTCCGGGAAGGGCGCACTTCGACGGGACACATTCTCGGGCGCGATCATTATCCGGATTGCTTTACCATTTTCCTGGCCGGCGGCGGCATTAAACGGGGCATCACTTTCGGTGAAACGGATGAACTCGGATTCGCCGTTACCAAAGACAAGGTAACAGTGCACGATCTCCAGGCAACCATCCTTCACCTGCTCGGCTTCAACCACGAGCGCCTCACTTACCGGTACGAAGGACGCGATTTCCGCCTGACGGATGTCGAAGGCCAAATTGTCAGGGGCATTTTAACGTGAGACGGCGTCATTAGATTCGAAGCCAGTATGGTGACTGTCATTTTCCTGGTGTGCGCAGCCCCTGCCAAATCGTGGAAAGCGCAAGCGAGTGAAGCCAGAACCCGCACTCAAGTGTTTATCAGTCCTGGGGCAGACACTTGCTGGTGACCACTGGGAAACTTTTCGGCCTTTCAGCACTCATACAAAGGGCAGTAGCGGCCAACTTTGCAAGGTTGTGATTTGGTTGCGTAAACTGCATAAATAGGCGCCGCACGCCGATTTGCTGTGTAATTGGTCACGAACAGAAAACAACCGTCATACCTGGTCTGAAAGCTGGCTTCTGGCCGAGCGATTCTGGAACAGCAATGACCTGAGAATTTGAACATGGCTCAATCCGAAAAAAGGCATGCGCCGGCCCGCAGGCAGGGGGAGAGGGCATGACGCGGAGAGATGCAAAGGAGGTTCTGCTGTTGTATCGGCCTGGGTCCACGGACGCGGAAGACCCCCAAATTGCCGAAGCGATTGAATTTGCCCGGAATGACCCCGAATTAGGCGGTTGGTTTGAGCGACACCAGCTTTTCCAAGAGGCGATCCAGGCGAGTTTCCGCCGCATCGAACCACCTCCCCACCTCAAGCTGGCCCTGCTTGCTCACCGAAAGGGCCGCTTACCGCCGCCTGTGTTCTAGCCAGTGTCGGTCGCGTACCGACCGCGAGCAGGACAACAGAGGATACACCTTACGCGCGCACCGGCCCGGATGAAGCGGATTCGGCCAAATGTCCTTTATTGCGTTCCGAAAGTGAAGAGTTTCGATTCATTGGCCGATGCGCCACGGTGAACGATCCGCCCATGTCTTCAGAGCAGCCGTAGCCCACATTGTCGTTTTGTCAGAATGACAGTTGTTGCACGCATTTGGAATGTGGAGAGCTTCGGTCATGGCGGGATAAACAAAGCGAAAGGTATGACTGCGGACATTCACGTCGGCGATAGTCTGCGCGATCTTCGGCATATGGCACGCGATACACTCGCTGCCTGCGCTGTCCGCCTTATGATGTGTATGCTGCTCGATTGTGGCGGCGTGAGGCCCATTGGGAGAATTAGGGCCGTGGCAATCGAGGCAAAGAACGCGGGCTGACTTTCGCAGATTCGCGCTATTCCCGGTGCCGTGCACGTCGTGGCAGGTGAAACATGTAACCCCATGCGTATACATCAGGCTCGTGACGAAGTCGTTGCCCTGCATACGATTCTTGTGCGCGGTTCCGTCACCGAAATGGGTAAATGATGTGTCTCCGAGCTTGTGGTCTTCTAATTTCCAGAAGTCGCTCAGCTTCCGCGTCACGTCGTAACCCACGGGCCAATCATAATACTTTCCCGCTATTGGATTCTCCAACGCTCGGCCCTGGGAATGGCATTGGATGCAAACATCGTTGGCTGGAACGTAGCCTTGGCGGGCCGGATTGACTATATTGGAACTGGTCGGATGCTGCACATGGTCGCTCCCCGGCCCGTGACACTTTTCGCAACCCACATTCCATTCTGTCACTGTCTTGGTTTTGATGTCATAATTCACTGAGTGACAGCCGTCGCAAAGCGCGCTGGTCGGACGCCTAAAATTATCAGGCGGATATAAGGGCGCCCACCAGTCCTCTTTGACAAAGTAGGGGCGCCATTGGTGATGCGTGACGTCCCATTGCGCGGGCAACACATAGTAGTCGTCGCCGATCTTCTTGAAATATCTCTGTTTCCACTTGCTGCCGTAAACAAAGGCAATGTCGGCGGCCGTAAAACTCACCAACGGGTCCTTGGTTGAGAGATCGGGAATGATTGCGTCCGGATGCTCTCGCGGGTTACGCACGATATTGGCCATGGGTGTTGTGCGCCAGGTTTCGTAAATGCTGGCGTGACATTTTCTGCACGCAGCCGAGCCGACGTAATGAGCGGTGCGCGTGGTAAATCCGTGTTCGTCAGTTGGCGCAGTCGCATCCGCCGTAACAGTTTCGGGCAGAGCGCGAATATAGGCGACCAACTGCCAAATCTGTTGCTCCGTCAATTGCCACCCGGGCATGCCGGTGTTGCGAACGCCATTGCGAATAAAATAAAAGAGTTCGCCATCCGTCCGTTTGCGCCTCACAAGAGCAACGTGACGCAGATCAAGCGGCGGCGGGTACAATCCACCACTGGCAACAGTTTTCCCGCCGCCATCAAAGCCGTGGCAAACTTCGCAATGTTTTTGATATAATCCCTGCCCGGCAGCCGTATCCGGACCGGTGGCGCTTTCATTGAGCGGATTCCTGCGGGACTTTTCTTGGTTGGGAATACTGAAGTTCACCAACCCCTGTGCCAGGGCAGTTTCGAGGGCCGAGGGGGTTTGGCGGGCCCTCAAACCGCCCGTAACGATGTAGTGATATAGGGCGACAACGCCTAAAATGCAAAGGACGGCAAAGGCAACAAGGCCAAGAGCCGGACGCTTTCGGGATGTCCGGAGGTCAGAATTGGCATCGACTTTATTCGAATCGCTCACTTTAGTTGAATCGCGCCGCCGAACACTGGCGGCGGTTGCGCCGCTCCTGCTATCTTGATAGCCTACTTCCAAATGATCGGTCCCAACAAATGGATTCTCTTGCTTTTTGGACTGACCGAAAAGCTATTATCCGGAGGATCGAGCCCAATGCAGTCTTTGACATTTGGGCATATTTCAGCTCGAATTTCTGAACGGAAAATAGACGCGTGAAATTCCTGGTTGTGGTGAACTCTTTGCCGATCATCTTTGCGTAATACATATTACATGACAAAACGATTGTTTCAAACACAAACTTCGCAGTGGCTGCTCCTGCTCTATGCGCTGCCGGCTTCGCGCAATAGCCAACGCGTGAACCTGTGGCGCAAGCTCAAGACATTCGGCGCGGTCCAGCTTAAGACCTCAGGCTACGTCTTGCCCGACGACCCAGCACAATACGAGCGGTGTCAGTGGCTATCGAAGCAGGTTCGTGACGCGGGCGGCGAAGCAACTCTGGTTCGAGTGGGGGAGATCGACGGGATCTCGGACCTTGAGGTCAGAGGGATGTTCAACCAGGCCCGCACCCAAGAGTATAAGGAGTTGGCTGTGGCGAGCCGCGCCACGCTGGTCTGGCACAAGAAGGGAGCCGAGGCCAAGTTCTCAGCGGAGTTGGAAAAGTGTCAACGGCGTTTCAGACAGATTCGCGCCATCGACTATTTCAACTCGCCCGGGGTGCACGATGCCCAGGTAGCGCTTGAACGGGTCAAGAAGGCTCTGGCTCCAAGAAAAAGGAGCGAGGTCGGGCGGAAGTTGGATTCAAGCGCCTTTGTCGGCAAGACCTGGCTGACTCGCCCACGGCCTGGTATTGATCGCGCCGGCTCGGCGTGGCTCATTCGCCGATTTATCGATGACAAAGCCAGATTTGTCTTTGGTATGGACCCGGCAGAGCACCCCAAAGCGCTCCCCTTCGATATGGCCGATGTGGATTTCTCCCATCATGGAGAGGATTGTACATTCGAGACGCTGGTGAAGCGCTTTGGGATTGTGGACCGAGCCGTGCTCAGAATGGCCGAAATGGTTCATGACGCGGACCTGGAGGACGAAAAGTTCCACAGCAACGAGTGCATTGGCATCAATTGCGTGCTGAACGGCTGGGCACACACTGGAATCCCTGATGGCAAATTGCTGGATAGAGGCATGGACTGTTTTGAAGGGCTTTATCGGAATCTGCGCAAATGAGATTCATGAAATAGATTGAAATAGATTACACGCGAAAGAGTGACCGGGTAGCCTGCCCTAGTTCTGCGGCATGTCCTTTATCGCGTTCCGAAATCGGACCAACCATTCCGATTTCGCACCATGCGGTATCTTTTTTGACCCGCGGCAGCTCAAATGGGGTTGGAGTTTGGGCGCCGTTATTATGGCACGCGTGGTGCTAAAGCCTGTTCATGAAACAATTACGCGGTTTCGCCCCACGTGAGCGAGCACCGCGCACCAGGAAAGCTTCCATTTGAGGCACGACCCAAGCAACCTGCTGTTGTTCCTGGGCCACTTCCATCCGCTGCTGGTGCATCTGCCCATCGGCGGTTTGGTGCTGCTGGGAGTTTTGGAACTGGTGAGCATTTTCACTCGCTGGAAAGACGCGGCGCAAAACAGCCGATGGATCCTGGGCTTTGTTTGCGGAACAGTTTTGGTCTCCGCCGCGAGTGGCTGGATGTTGGGGCATGCCAGTGGCTACGATCGGCACCTGCTGGACTGGCATCGGCGGCTGGGATTTGCCTTAAGCGCAGCATGCCTGATAACCTTCCTGCTACGGCAATGGCAGCGGATTTGGTCTTATCGCATTGCGCTGTTTGCAACACTTGGGCTGCTCGCCGTTACGGGTCATCTGGGCGGCTCGATTACCCACGGACGGGGTTTTCTTACCCGCTATGCTCCCGGGCCTCTGCGAGCGTTACTGGGCGAACCGAGGGTTCGGGAAGCTGCAAGGCCCAGCGCCTCATTTACCAGGCAGCCTGTTTTCGCGGGCATTATCGAACCGATTCTGCAAGAACGCTGCGTGGCCTGCCACCGAGGGGAAAAGCACAAGGCGGACCTGCGACTGGATAGTTTGGAAGGTTTGCTGCGAGGCGGTCAGGATGGTACTGTAATCAAACCCGGCCAAGCCAAGGCCAGCCTGGCGGTTCAGCGCATGTTATTGCCTTTGGACGCAGATGATCACATGCCTCCTCAAGACCAGCCGCAACCGACGGCCCAGGAGATTGCGTTGATCGAGTGGTGGATCAACGCAGGCGCGCCCGCCACTGAAGATATTCACGACCTGCAACCCAAGCCGGAAATCCTACGCCTCCTGGAGGTCGTTTCAAAGCAGCCCGAGTTAGCAAGGTAATCGCGAAGAATCCACTCGAACGATGAAGATGGCTTTCATAGGCCAGATGTTTGTCAGCCAAAATTCATTGTGAGTATCGGATGGCGCCACAGCCCGTATAACGCGCTGGCGAATTGGTACGGGGCGAGCCGGACACTCAAGAAAGGCCACTCGAATTTTTCTCATAAATTCAATTCCTGGTTCGACTATAATTATGATGTCATTAAGCGTTAGAGCCATTCCATGAGTCTTGCTCTTGGGGCTGGCGGTAACGGTTGGGGTTGCGGATGTGATTTCAGCGTGCCACCCGTGAAGCTGAAGGTATAATTGCCACCGACAGACGCTCCTCATCCTGCAGACCAAAAGTGGCGCCGAAGGATTCGACCGCCGGTCGCAGATTGAATTGATGCATCGTTTCCGCTCCCGCCCGTTTCTATCGTGCCCGTGTGGCGAACTGAACCAGGTAGTTCAATGCGCTGCGGGAAAATGGGTGTTCAACGGGCGCAGGTAGCCCATAAGCCCATCGGCCTCCGCATTCGGGCCCGAGGAGAAGTAGAGTCGCGGGAGGGGGACATTGAATGAGTCTTCCCAGGATGAGCGCTGAAAGCTCAAACCCCACAGCCCATCAACGACGACATCGTTGCCACTGGTATCCTTGAGGTACCCCAGCCATTTGCCCGTCAGGAGATTATAGGCGCTGATTTTACCGTCGCCAAAATTGCCGACCAACAGGGCGTTGCTGAATTCGCCGAAGTTCGCCGGCGCCACGGCCAGGCCCCAAGGCGAATTGAGCGCGCCCTGGGATGTGAACCGCCGCAGGAGCGTGCCGTCCGTATCGAAGAGGTCCAGAAAGCCGTTGCCCGGACCGGCTGCATCGTCGTGGGCGTCCGGCAGTTTTTGGAGTGCGAAGCTGACCAGGAGGTAGCCCTGGACGTTGCGGATGTTGAATGGAGCAAAATTGGGCGGCAGATTCGAATCGGTAAACGAGGAGACATATTGGAAACTGGAATCGAAGACGTCCACAACGCCCACATGGAAATTGGCGGCATAGATTTGAGGATTGCCGTTCATGTCGCGCGCGATGTCGAGACCTTTATAGACGGCGCCGGAGGCCGAGTTATCCACGGCGATGACGGCATTGGAACCGTTGATCTGGTGGTTCCAGGCGATGATGGCGCCGTCTTCAGTGGACATGAGGAACTGGCTGGGGGCCTGGTGTCCGGCATTGTTGACGACGAAGGCGGAGGTATCATTGAGGACAAGGCCGGAAGGGGCAGAGGTGCCGCCGCCAGGCGCGGGAATTTGGATATCAAAGCTATAGAGCTGGCCAATGGGGCCATACACGGTCGTGATGCCCGTGCCATTGTCGTTGATGACGATCAGGTCCGGGCCGGCGACCAGCCCCCAGGGATTGACAAGCCGCGCGTCGGTGCGGAAGGCATTGCCGGCCATATCGGCGACCAGCTTGCCTTCAACGTAGCCGCTCGCTGTACTTACCGGGGGAGGGTTATTTGTAGGAGGCGGCGGGGTAGGAGGCGCTTGCACGGTGACCGATGCGGTCATGAACGGGTGCACGGTGCAATGGTATGGAAAGTTGCCGCTCAAGTTGAAGGTGTGGCTGAAGCCGGCGCCGGCGCCGAGAATGCCCGAGTCCCATAATCCGCCGTCGCTGGTGCTCGAGTGAGGGGCCTGGTTGGCCGAACTGAAGTTCCAGGTGACCTCATCGTTTTGATTGATGGTCACGCTCGCCGGAGTGAAGGCGAAATCAACGACGCTGACGTTCACGGTGGCCGCATGCAGGCAAGGCGGCACGTTGAGGAGGCCGCAAACTGCCAGTGATAATCCTAATGAGAAGACTGCGCGCAGCGGTGTTTTGGTGTTCATACGTTCATCATCGGAAATGTTTATTAGCGTTTTGGAGGGCAGAGCGCGAACCCGGCCCTTTTCACTGAGATGCGCCGGGGAGGGGTCGGGTTCCCCGAAATCCAAATAATCACGAATTGCTTAAGGCCGTTAAGCACCACGTTTGGTAGGGTTACTTCACATTGCAGGGAGCCGTCAGAAAGAAAATGTGGCAGTGCCGCATCGAGTCCGAGTTGATAAGGAGTGAGCCGAACTCGCGCCGTGGATTAAAACTTCAGAGTGACTTGGGCGGCTAACAATTGTTCTCCTTGCTGCAGGGAGGTGTTGCGGTGACCGAAGCTGTACTGGACTTTGCTTTGGAGATGCCGATTGAAACGATAGCCCAGGGCCAAATCAATCCGGAGCATATCGTTATCCCACGGTTCCTGTCCGCCGGCGCCATTGTTAACTGTCCCATAGAGCTCCTGGTTCCAGCGTGCCGCCGCGTAGAGTCCCGAGTTGATCTTGTATTTGAGCTCCAAATAATAGGCCAGCAAATCGGCATTCCCGATGTTGGGCACCTCGAAGCGAGTCAGGAAGACCTCGCCCCACCATTCCCAGTGATGGTGGGCGTAACTGAGGTCATAGCCAAAGGTGAATTGGTTATAGTCACCGATGCCTTTGCCTGGCGGCAATGCGTCCGCGGCTTCAGGCGAAAGATAAGGGCCGATGCTGAAGGACATTCCTTGGTTCCACGCCGGATTTGGCCGGAACCCCAAACGCCCGCTGAGGGTGGGGTATTGCCATAAAGAATCGCCCAACTCCCATGAATACGGGTGCGATGAAATGGATGCGTTTTTGATATCGAATGCATAATCGATTTTCCCAACAACGCCCAAAAGTCCCCAGCCCGTTGCATAAACCGGCCCCCAAATTGCAGGAATCCACTCGTCTTTCATATCGGGCAAGTGGCGCCGGGCGAGGAAGTCTGCGGGAGAGACTGGAGGGTATTCATCCGAAATGGTTGTGATATTTTCGTAAGGCAGTGGAGCCGTAATCAGCGGGTTCTGCCAGGAATCGTGTCGCTTTACCCAACTCCCCACCACAGTGGCAAACTTGCCGAACTGGAAACTGATCCTGCTGTCGCTGCCCGGTGTCCAGCGCAGCAGGTATTCATCGGCGCGCGCGTCGAAGTCCTTCTCGCCCGGGTCGAACCCACGGTCCAATCGCACCTGC
Encoded proteins:
- a CDS encoding c-type cytochrome: MSDSNKVDANSDLRTSRKRPALGLVAFAVLCILGVVALYHYIVTGGLRARQTPSALETALAQGLVNFSIPNQEKSRRNPLNESATGPDTAAGQGLYQKHCEVCHGFDGGGKTVASGGLYPPPLDLRHVALVRRKRTDGELFYFIRNGVRNTGMPGWQLTEQQIWQLVAYIRALPETVTADATAPTDEHGFTTRTAHYVGSAACRKCHASIYETWRTTPMANIVRNPREHPDAIIPDLSTKDPLVSFTAADIAFVYGSKWKQRYFKKIGDDYYVLPAQWDVTHHQWRPYFVKEDWWAPLYPPDNFRRPTSALCDGCHSVNYDIKTKTVTEWNVGCEKCHGPGSDHVQHPTSSNIVNPARQGYVPANDVCIQCHSQGRALENPIAGKYYDWPVGYDVTRKLSDFWKLEDHKLGDTSFTHFGDGTAHKNRMQGNDFVTSLMYTHGVTCFTCHDVHGTGNSANLRKSARVLCLDCHGPNSPNGPHAATIEQHTHHKADSAGSECIACHMPKIAQTIADVNVRSHTFRFVYPAMTEALHIPNACNNCHSDKTTMWATAALKTWADRSPWRIGQ
- a CDS encoding TIGR03118 family protein; its protein translation is MNTKTPLRAVFSLGLSLAVCGLLNVPPCLHAATVNVSVVDFAFTPASVTINQNDEVTWNFSSANQAPHSSTSDGGLWDSGILGAGAGFSHTFNLSGNFPYHCTVHPFMTASVTVQAPPTPPPPTNNPPPVSTASGYVEGKLVADMAGNAFRTDARLVNPWGLVAGPDLIVINDNGTGITTVYGPIGQLYSFDIQIPAPGGGTSAPSGLVLNDTSAFVVNNAGHQAPSQFLMSTEDGAIIAWNHQINGSNAVIAVDNSASGAVYKGLDIARDMNGNPQIYAANFHVGVVDVFDSSFQYVSSFTDSNLPPNFAPFNIRNVQGYLLVSFALQKLPDAHDDAAGPGNGFLDLFDTDGTLLRRFTSQGALNSPWGLAVAPANFGEFSNALLVGNFGDGKISAYNLLTGKWLGYLKDTSGNDVVVDGLWGLSFQRSSWEDSFNVPLPRLYFSSGPNAEADGLMGYLRPLNTHFPAAH
- a CDS encoding c-type cytochrome domain-containing protein, which produces MRHDPSNLLLFLGHFHPLLVHLPIGGLVLLGVLELVSIFTRWKDAAQNSRWILGFVCGTVLVSAASGWMLGHASGYDRHLLDWHRRLGFALSAACLITFLLRQWQRIWSYRIALFATLGLLAVTGHLGGSITHGRGFLTRYAPGPLRALLGEPRVREAARPSASFTRQPVFAGIIEPILQERCVACHRGEKHKADLRLDSLEGLLRGGQDGTVIKPGQAKASLAVQRMLLPLDADDHMPPQDQPQPTAQEIALIEWWINAGAPATEDIHDLQPKPEILRLLEVVSKQPELAR
- a CDS encoding chromate resistance protein ChrB domain-containing protein; this translates as MTKRLFQTQTSQWLLLLYALPASRNSQRVNLWRKLKTFGAVQLKTSGYVLPDDPAQYERCQWLSKQVRDAGGEATLVRVGEIDGISDLEVRGMFNQARTQEYKELAVASRATLVWHKKGAEAKFSAELEKCQRRFRQIRAIDYFNSPGVHDAQVALERVKKALAPRKRSEVGRKLDSSAFVGKTWLTRPRPGIDRAGSAWLIRRFIDDKARFVFGMDPAEHPKALPFDMADVDFSHHGEDCTFETLVKRFGIVDRAVLRMAEMVHDADLEDEKFHSNECIGINCVLNGWAHTGIPDGKLLDRGMDCFEGLYRNLRK